The proteins below are encoded in one region of Festucalex cinctus isolate MCC-2025b chromosome 2, RoL_Fcin_1.0, whole genome shotgun sequence:
- the zhx3b gene encoding zinc fingers and homeoboxes protein 3 — protein sequence MASKRKSNIPCMIPSKIIPHFEDVDTDIPVLQRQTPISGGGGRHSPPELADAPKLEAVEPVTDDAGNYICKPCNFETYDLNLFLDHVYAGHPEFRSDPSFLCVNCGFSALKFEGLALHNARIHPSTFNCPLQLRRRDRRAVVEQTITTGSDEGKDNEISISKTPIMKMLKNKSELKRIVMSQPSLDVHSFSGCKEPDKKESVAVTQVANVSTVIHNGPTKVTLPSAIQIVNGSGALPVLKTPITQVVSVQNKSLLQSSPTAVSTDASSSKNLPKVMIPLSSIPTYNASMDSSSFLKTSFSKFPYPTKAELCYLTVVTKFPEEQIKIWFTAQRLKQGISWSPEEIEEARRKMFNTVIQTASAGAHNQPQTPTPHTITVLGATGIPQILQGSLVSQGGVLVTQPVMTNGIQVNGTPVALAVTPKPQAAARHTMQARPVDKSMMVASVASSSTGSNVIGSSKSSRSGGGAAGNVISSSGQASVINLTLGSNNHSNAKVSSSGVKSHSAAQGKSKSDVSKSTNPSKVSADVKPLNGGGSMTDNNGQKGKDTSSGGNKSDAVSASADDADPSTSNSKIDDTSSPSSKSSSPSSVAGGSRSINSFLDPAFCKGKKSQEQLGTLKDSFLSNAYPNQEEVDRLISLTGLTVREVRKWFSDRRYHLRNLKGPRAASKSGSGAVGGDEGSPGPIDLSENSSSNSGAKTPQHTSAPLSPTSTHTPTSPSTPSRRLPRSPSPDFTLVRYKEREPHQIKALEASFAQAAEPSGEEVDRLRSETKMTRREIHTWFTERRKKAAAAERRKEEEAAQASGGETEADGEEGQNEDASGELKVNPIKINLKMLKVTEANGKPEDEAADGSAQSGASTSPAPTPGAKAAVLRGKKTADQLHLLKRVYARTQWPSPAQYDELISGTGLPRPDVVRWFGDCRYMQKNSQLKWLEAYQNTALDEELDQDNERYLRAHLDARGSQEELQLQELAKATGLTTDLVRHWFATRASVPQPERVSALEPAAGAAAAASAELPPPTSLSSSSGSSPAEPHPTGSQEKIEQSLCGQVGDGNTRKTTKGAD from the exons ATGGCCAGCAAGAGGAAGTCCAACATCCCCTGTATGATCCCCAGCAAGATCATACCCCACTTTGAGGACGTTGACACGGATATTCCGGTTCTTCAGCGGCAAACTCCCATTTCTGGAGGTGGGGGCAGGCACAGCCCGCCGGAACTGGCTGACGCTCCCAAACTGGAGGCAGTAGAGCCCGTCACAGACGATGCGGGCAACTACATCTGCAAGCCTTGCAACTTTGAAACCTACGACCTTAACTTGTTCTTAGACCACGTGTACGCCGGACACCCAGAATTCCGTTCGGACCCGAGCTTCCTCTGTGTGAACTGCGGCTTTTCTGCGCTTAAATTTGAAGGCCTGGCCCTTCATAATGCCAGGATTCACCCCAGCACCTTCAACTGCCCTCTACAGCTGAGAAGGAGGGATAGGAGGGCGGTGGTGGAGCAGACAATAACAACTGGCTCCGATGAAGGCAAAGATAACGAGATTTCCATCAGCAAGACCCCAATCATGAAGATGCTGAAGAACAAATCTGAGCTCAAACGGATTGTAATGTCCcagccttccttggatgtgcaTTCCTTTTCTGGCTGCAAGGAGCCCGACAAAAAAGAGAGTGTTGCGGTCACTCAAGTCGCTAATGTGTCCACGGTCATCCACAACGGACCAACCAAGGTCACACTACCCTCAGCCATTCAGATCGTCAATGGCTCTGGAGCTTTACCGGTGCTCAAGACTCCCATCACACAG GTGGTGTCTGTTCAGAACAAAAGCCTGCTGCAGTCCTCTCCGACCGCAGTTTCAACTGATGCCTCATCTTCCAAGAATCTCCCCAAA GTGATGATTCCTCTGAGCAGCATCCCCACCTACAATGCCTCCATggactcctcctcctttttgaaGACCTCCTTCAGCAAGTTCCCCTATCCCACAAAGGCGGAGCTCTGTTACCTGACCGTGGTCACCAAGTTCCCAGAAGAGCAGATTAAGATCTGGTTCACGGCGCAGCGACTCAAACAAGGCATCAGCTGGTCCCCGGAGGAGATCGAGGAGGCCCGAAGGAAAATGTTCAACACCGTCATCCAAACGGCGTCCGCCGGCGCACACAACCAGCCGCAGACTCCCACGCCTCACACAATCACAGTCCTGGGAGCCACTGGGATCCCTCAAATCTTGCAGGGCTCTCTCGTTAGCCAAGGGGGCGTCCTCGTCACGCAACCGGTGATGACCAACGGCATTCAGGTCAACGGTACTCCCGTGGCGCTGGCTGTCACACCCAAACCCCAGGCAGCGGCCCGGCACACAATGCAGGCCCGACCCGTCGACAAGAGCATGATGGTGGCCTCAGTGGCCAGCAGCAGTACGGGAAGCAATGTGATTGGCAGCAGTAAGAGTAGCAGGAGTGGGGGAGGGGCTGCCGGCAACGTCATTAGCAGCAGCGGTCAAGCTAGCGTCATCAACCTCACTCTGGGAAGCAACAATCACAGCAATGCGAAGGTGAGTAGCTCCGGTGTGAAAAGCCACAGCGCCGCTCAAGGCAAGAGCAAAAGCGACGTCAGCAAAAGTACAAACCCCTCCAAAGTCAGCGCAGACGTCAAGCCTTTAAATGGCGGCGGCAGCATGACCGACAACAACGGACAAAAGGGCAAAGACAcgagcagcggcggcaacaAAAGCGACGCCGTCAGCGCCTCTGCGGATGACGCGGACCCGAGCACGAGCAACTCCAAAATAGACGACACCTCCTCCCCTTCCTCCAAATCGTCGTCGCCGTCTTCTGTGGCCGGCGGGTCCCGCAGTATCAACTCCTTCCTGGACCCCGCCTTCTGCAAGGGCAAGAAGTCCCAGGAGCAGCTGGGAACGCTCAAGGACAGTTTTCTGAGCAACGCCTACCCCAACCAGGAGGAGGTGGACCGCCTCATCTCACTGACGGGACTGACGGTGCGCGAAGTCCGCAAGTGGTTCAGCGATCGACGCTACCACCTCCGCAACCTCAAGGGCCCGCGCGCGGCAAGCAAGTCGGGGAGCGGTGCAGTGGGCGGTGACGAGGGCAGCCCCGGACCCATCGACCTCTCGGAAAATAGCAGCAGCAATTCTGGCGCCAAAACGCCGCAGCACACTTCTGCTCCTCTGAGCCCGACGTCAACGCACACGCCCACATCTCCCTCTACACCCTCACGCAGACTGCCCAGATCGCCTTCTCCGGATTTCACACTCGTTCGCTACAAGGAGAGAGAACCTCACCAG ATCAAAGCGCTGGAGGCCAGCTTCGCTCAGGCCGCCGAGCCGTCAGGAGAAGAAGTGGACAGACTGCGAAGTGAGACCAAGATGACTCGAAGGGAGATCCACACCTGGTTCACCGAAAGGAGGAAGAAAGCGGCGGCGGCTGAAAGACGGAAAGAAGAGGAGGCGGCGCAAGCGTCGGGCGGCGAGACGGAAGCGGACGGGGAGGAAGGACAAAACGAGGACGCTTCCGGCGAACTCAAAGTCAACCCCATTAAGATCAATCTGAAGATGCTGAAGGTGACCGAGGCCAACGGCAAACCCGAGGACGAGGCGGCAGACGGGAGCGCCCAATCCGGCGCGTCTACCAGCCCAGCGCCGACACCCGGCGCCAAAGCGGCCGTTCTGCGAGGTAAGAAGACAGCGGATCAACTGCACCTGCTCAAGCGAGTGTACGCGCGGACGCAGTGGCCCAGCCCCGCCCAGTACGACGAGCTCATCTCGGGCACGGGGCTGCCCCGGCCCGACGTGGTGCGCTGGTTCGGGGACTGTCGCTACATGCAGAAGAACAGCCAGCTCAAGTGGCTGGAGGCTTACCAGAACACGGCCCTGGACGAAGAACTCGACCAGGACAACGAACGCTACCTCCGGGCGCACCTCGACGCTCGCGGCAGTCAGGAAGAGTTGCAG TTACAGGAACTGGCAAAGGCGACCGGTTTGACAACAGATCTGGTGAGACACTGGTTCGCCACCAGGGCATCTGTGCCTCAACCGGAGCGAGTGTCTGCGTTAGAACCCGCAGCgggcgcagcagcagcagcatccgCTGAGCTGCCGCCGCCGACGTCATTGTCGTCGTCGTCAGGCTCCTCCCCCGCGGAGCCgcacccaacaggaagtcaggAGAAAATTGAGCAGTCACTGTGCGGCCAAGTCGGGGATGGCAACACGCGCAAGACTACTAAAG GAGCAGATTGA